A region of Ochotona princeps isolate mOchPri1 chromosome 2, mOchPri1.hap1, whole genome shotgun sequence DNA encodes the following proteins:
- the ZNF683 gene encoding LOW QUALITY PROTEIN: tissue-resident T-cell transcription regulator protein ZNF683 (The sequence of the model RefSeq protein was modified relative to this genomic sequence to represent the inferred CDS: inserted 1 base in 1 codon), with product TKAVGDTGDSLSPSLDFQLCQGDQVPSACRPLADTADAHGCLCSLPLGSARSALLACPNSLDVYMCTLQPAPRDTLSQELREEPLSMKHQAWGPQASSTDDRKLTAKYPSRSDETGSWLGKAGLGPTCLSFPPLYSPSPIPWLKRKCPSPVSTPVTKQLPFCLPQFYPGHPLLLPPPCLLPCGAQPSVHGRYLFMVPQDTSYHPMPVPSLLMMANEPGHHSAQQGTLSPCLGVFQTSGRARPSRSPNPGSRANVLTYCPRLEHAGVTSLAKRLPLSSRAGTAALPYPLKKENGKILYQCNVCNKSFGQLSNLKVHLRVHSGERPFQCVLCLKSFTQLAHLQKHHLVHTGERPHQCPMCYKRFSSSSNLKAHLRLHMGVLPSQCSIRPGPCSQHSRLKLPRPLRVPRAHTPLTRASMACXAQGYHGTLDLVPMSSEKQTGWYVVRMSSASPRRQGQSM from the exons ACCAAGGCCGTGGGAGACACAGGGGACTCCCTGTCCCCCAGCCTGGACTTCCAGCTCTGCCAAGGCGACCAG GTCCCCTCAGCCTGCAGGCCACTTGCAGATACAGCGGATGCTCATGGCTGTCTGTGTTCCTTGCCACTGGGATCGGCCAGGTCTGCCCTGCTCGCCTGCCCCAACAGCCTAGACGTATACATGTGCACGCTGCAGCCAGCACCCCGGGACACACTCTCACAGGAACTCAGAGAGGAGCCCTTAAGCATGA AGCACCAGGCATGGGGGCCACAGGCCAGTTCCACGGATGACAGGAAGCTCACAGCCAAGTACCCATCACGCAGCGACGAGAcgggaagctggctgggaaaaGCTGGCTTGGGCCCCACTTGTCTGTCCTTTCCTCCTCTTTACAGCCCTTCTCCAATCCCCTGGCTGAAGAGGAAGTGCCCTAGCCCCGTTTCCACCCCTGTCACCAAGCAGCTCCCATTCTGTCTCCCCCAGTTCTACCCTGGGCACCCACTGCTCCTGCCCCCACCTTGCCTACTCCCCTGTGGGGCTCAGCCTTCTGTCCATGGCCGCTACCTCTTCATGGTGCCTCAAGACACCAGCTATCATCCCATGCCAGTGCCTAGCTTGCTGATGATGGCCAATGAACCTGGGCACCACAGCGCACAGCAGGGAACCCTGTCTCCTTGCCTGGGAGTTTTTCAAACCTCTGGTCGAGCTCGACCCTCCAGGTCCCCCAATCCAGGCTCCAGAGCAAATGTGCTGACCTACTGCCCAAGGTTGGAGCATGCTGGTGTGACTTCTCTGGCCAAGCGGCTCCCTCTGAGCTCCCGGGCAGGCACTGCAGCCCTGCCTTACCCGCTGAAGAAAGAGAATGGCAAGATCTTGTACCAGTGCAACGTGTGCAACAAGAGCTTTGGGCAGCTCTCCAACCTCAAG GTTCACCTGAGGGTGCACAGCGGGGAACGTCCATTCCAGTGTGTCCTGTGCCTCAAGAGCTTCACCCAGCTCGCCCACCTGCAGAAGCACCACCTGGTGCACACAGGAGAGCGGCCCCACCAGTGTCCG ATGTGCTACAAACGCTTCAGCAGCTCCAGCAACCTCAAGGCCCACCTGCGCCTGCACATGGGGgttctgccttcccagtgcaGCATCCGGCCCGGTCCCTGCAGCCAACACAGTCGCCTGAAGCTGCCCCGGCCACTGCGTGTCCCACGGGCCCATACCCCCCTGACACGGGCCTCCATGGCCT CGGCCCAGGGGTACCATGGAACTTTAGATCTGGTGCCCATGTCATCGGAAAAGCAGACGGGCTGGTATGTGGTCAGGATGTCCTCTGCATCTCCAAGAAGGCAAGGGCAGTCAATGTGA
- the LOC131479557 gene encoding collagen alpha-1(I) chain-like → MAERRGGLGARLARLLAGLGARRGRRGKVTSEEARSQNRPWGGQSCPDLAQGQGSTTDVSLKAQARSCSEWDLQTGSHNGFRLWKQQHICLGETEPVGRLSRPAVGSASDLASWASLQPERAEPIEAQHPSHPGPTLESLEQGTPGCHGQHPRHAAAEVPLTKLVSDQQGAPLLPRPMSFPGAVGAKGDPSPAGPAPPGPAQAPCTRTSARRTRYRITITLQGCEQAPGEAGEEPAQPAPHPCGSEESRGWQEPSQGPRPITGCPTDPPWRTGVRAGPHQGNTAQRHELPVVPTLESPHRR, encoded by the exons ATGGCCGAGCGGCGCGGGGGCCTCGGGGCCCGTCTGGCTCGCCTCCTGGCTGGACTAGGGGCCCGGAGGGGGCGCAGGGGGAAGGTGACCTCGGAGGAGGCCAGATCCCAGAATCG GCCCTGGGGTGGCCAGAGCTGCCCTGACCTGGCCCAAGGCCAGGGCAGCACCACTGACGTCAGTCTCAAG GCCCAAGCCCGCAGCTGCTCGGAGTGGGACTTGCAGACAGGGAGCCACaatggtttccggctttggaagcagcagcacatctgcTTGGGGGAGACTGAGCCCGTGGGACGCCTCTCAAGGCCAGCTGTGGGCAGCGCCTCTGACCTGGCCAGCTGGGCTTCCCTGCAGCCTGAAAGAGCAGAGCCCATTGAAGCCCAGCACCCCTCGCACCCAGGACCTACCCTGGAATCACTGGAACAGGGAACCCCAGGTTGCCACGGACAGCATCCCCGGCACGCAGCTGCAGAAGTCCCTCTGACGAAGCTAGTCAGTGACCAGCAAGGCGCACCCCTGCTGCCCCGCCCAATGTCCTTCCCCGGGGCAGTAGGGGCAAAGGGCGATCCCAGCCCCGCGGGGCCAGCCCCACCAGGGCCAGCCCAGGCCCCATGCACCCGAACCTCTGCCAGGAGGACCCGCTACCGCATCACCATCACCTTGCAGGGGTGTgagcaggcacctggggaggcgGGGGAGGAACCGGCCCAACCAGCTCCCCACCCCTGCGGCTCTGAGGAAtccaggggctggcaggagccTTCCCAGGGGCCCCGCCCCATCACGGGGTGCCCGACCGATCCGCCCTGGCGGACAGGGGTGAGAGCCGGACCGCATCAGGGGAACACGGCCCAGCGGCACGAGCTACCGGTCGTCCCAACACTTGAGTCCCCACACAGACGGTGA